In a single window of the Nicotiana tomentosiformis chromosome 8, ASM39032v3, whole genome shotgun sequence genome:
- the LOC104107850 gene encoding multiprotein-bridging factor 1b: protein MSGIAQDWEPVVIRKKAPTAAARKDEKAVNAARRSGAEIETVKKSNAGSNKAASSSTSLNTRKLDEDTENLSHEKVPTELKKAIMQARQDKKLTQAQLAQLINEKPQIIQEYESGKAIPNQQIISKLERALGAKLRGKK from the exons ATGAGCGGAATAGCACAAGATTGGGAACCCGTCGTAATCCGGAAGAAAGCGCCTACCGCCGCCGCTCGCAAGGACGAGAAAGCCGTCAACGCCGCCCGTCGCTCCGGCGCTGAGATCGAAACTGTCAAAAAAT CTAATGCGGGCTCAAACAAGGCTGCCTCAAGTAGTACATCTTTGAACACCAGGAAGCTTGATGAAGACACTGAGAATTTGTCTC ATGAAAAGGTACCAACTGAACTCAAGAAAgccattatgcaagcacgacaagACAAGAAGCTGACTCAGGCTCAACTTGCTCAA TTGATAAATGAGAAGCCACAGATCATCCAAGAATATGAGTCTGGAAAGGCAATTCCAAACCAGCAGATTATCTCTAAACTGGAGAGAGCTCTTGGAGCGAAACTTCGAGGAAAGAAATAA
- the LOC104107851 gene encoding uncharacterized protein isoform X2, protein MSRFPTDRYDEQRLIQEVLYLHSLWHQGPPQPHPHPYLPIPTPTPTPTPVSLQPSSSTQFKKQKKKSKKLKETITDSGIEWPCPKTPTETPLVTDSGWPTFKTQLNAQPHLPTSQELAHFASNQAHQHALKAVSEYLKGSTNDEDDDNDSENDDEADEGDKDYNFFAKLFREDGVLREYYEKNKENGGEFSCLVCCGVGKKGWMKRFKDCVALVQHSITLANMNTRRAHRAYGQVICQVLGWDINRLPSIVLSAGDNKTSESSDKPVEAQGNENGGGKNGLNGQSNTTDTVNVGSDELSQLKESFSTENQQENGGGSIALEHKSFNEASVSSGIPETAKDNAEGASCLGDENDGAINGLSGQSNTTDTVNVGSNELSQRKESFSTENQQENGGRSTALENPPIEASATRSLEDVSIGILETAKGNAEGASNCQEPLQEETNAAEGEST, encoded by the exons ATGTCACGTTTTCCAACTGATCGATACGATGAACAAAGACTAATTCAAGAAGTTCTCTACCTCCATTCTCTTTGGCATCAAGGTCCTCCTcaaccccacccccacccctacCTCCCTATCCCAACCCCTACCCCAACACCAACCCCAGTGAGTCTACAACCCTCCAGTTCAACCCAATTTAAGAAACAGAAGAAAAAATCCAAAAAGCTCAAAGAAACAATTACAGACTCTGGTATTGAATGGCCTTGTCCCAAAACCCCAACTGAAACCCCTCTAGTAACGGATTCGGGTTGGCCCACTTTCAAAACCCAGTTAAATGCCCAACCCCATTTGCCTACTTCCCAAGAACTGGCACATTTCGCCTCGAACCAAGCCCATCAACATGCTTTGAAAGCTGTATCTGAATACTTAAAGGGTTCAACCAATGATgaggatgatgataatgatagtGAAAATGATGATGAGGCTGATGAGGGGGATAAAGATTACAACTTTTTCGCGAAATTGTTTAGGGAAGATGGTGTATTGAGAGAGTACTATGAGAAGAACAAAGAGAATGGTGGGGAATTTAGTTGTCTTGTGTGTTGTGGGGTTGGTAAGAAAGGGTGGATGAAGAGGTTTAAGGATTGTGTGGCTCTTGTTCAGCATTCTATTACTTTAGCCAACATGAACACGAGACGAGCTCATAGGGCTTATGGTCAGGTCATTTGCCAAGTTCTTGGATGGGATATTAATAGGCTTCCGTCGATTGTTTTATCTGCAGGTGATAATAAGACTAGTGAATCTTCTGATAAACCGGTCGAAGCTCAG GGGAATGAGAATGGTGGTGGTAAAAATGGTTTGAATGGTCAAAGCAATACCACAGATACTGTAAATGTTGGCAGCGACGAATTATCTCAGCTAAAAGAGTCTTTCAGTACTGAAAACCAGCAAGAAAATGGTGGTGGCTCCATAGCGTTAGAG CACAAATCCTTCAATGAAGCCAGTGTCAGTAGTGGTATTCCTGAAACAGCAAAAGACAATGCAGAGGGTGCATCTTGTCTG GGGGATGAGAATGATGGTGCTATAAATGGTTTGAGTGGTCAAAGCAATACCACAGATACTGTAAATGTTGGCAGCAACGAATTATCTCAGCGAAAAGAGTCTTTCAGTACTGAAAACCAGCAAGAAAATGGTGGTCGTTCCACAGCATTAGAG AATCCTCCGATTGAAGCCAGTGCTACTAGAAGCTTGGAAGATGTTAGCATCGGTATACTGGAAACAGCAAAGGGGAATGCCGAGGGTGCATCCAATTGTCAG GAACCGTTGCAAGAGGAAACGAATGCTGCAGAGGGAGAAAGTACTTAA
- the LOC104107851 gene encoding uncharacterized protein isoform X3: MSRFPTDRYDEQRLIQEVLYLHSLWHQGPPQPHPHPYLPIPTPTPTPTPVSLQPSSSTQFKKQKKKSKKLKETITDSGIEWPCPKTPTETPLVTDSGWPTFKTQLNAQPHLPTSQELAHFASNQAHQHALKAVSEYLKGSTNDEDDDNDSENDDEADEGDKDYNFFAKLFREDGVLREYYEKNKENGGEFSCLVCCGVGKKGWMKRFKDCVALVQHSITLANMNTRRAHRAYGQVICQVLGWDINRLPSIVLSAGDNKTSESSDKPVEAQGDENDGAINGLSGQSNTTDTVNVGSNELSQRKESFSTENQQENGGRSTALEQNPPIEASATRSLEDVSIGILETAKGNAEGASNCQEPLQEETNAAEGEST; encoded by the exons ATGTCACGTTTTCCAACTGATCGATACGATGAACAAAGACTAATTCAAGAAGTTCTCTACCTCCATTCTCTTTGGCATCAAGGTCCTCCTcaaccccacccccacccctacCTCCCTATCCCAACCCCTACCCCAACACCAACCCCAGTGAGTCTACAACCCTCCAGTTCAACCCAATTTAAGAAACAGAAGAAAAAATCCAAAAAGCTCAAAGAAACAATTACAGACTCTGGTATTGAATGGCCTTGTCCCAAAACCCCAACTGAAACCCCTCTAGTAACGGATTCGGGTTGGCCCACTTTCAAAACCCAGTTAAATGCCCAACCCCATTTGCCTACTTCCCAAGAACTGGCACATTTCGCCTCGAACCAAGCCCATCAACATGCTTTGAAAGCTGTATCTGAATACTTAAAGGGTTCAACCAATGATgaggatgatgataatgatagtGAAAATGATGATGAGGCTGATGAGGGGGATAAAGATTACAACTTTTTCGCGAAATTGTTTAGGGAAGATGGTGTATTGAGAGAGTACTATGAGAAGAACAAAGAGAATGGTGGGGAATTTAGTTGTCTTGTGTGTTGTGGGGTTGGTAAGAAAGGGTGGATGAAGAGGTTTAAGGATTGTGTGGCTCTTGTTCAGCATTCTATTACTTTAGCCAACATGAACACGAGACGAGCTCATAGGGCTTATGGTCAGGTCATTTGCCAAGTTCTTGGATGGGATATTAATAGGCTTCCGTCGATTGTTTTATCTGCAGGTGATAATAAGACTAGTGAATCTTCTGATAAACCGGTCGAAGCTCAG GGGGATGAGAATGATGGTGCTATAAATGGTTTGAGTGGTCAAAGCAATACCACAGATACTGTAAATGTTGGCAGCAACGAATTATCTCAGCGAAAAGAGTCTTTCAGTACTGAAAACCAGCAAGAAAATGGTGGTCGTTCCACAGCATTAGAG CAGAATCCTCCGATTGAAGCCAGTGCTACTAGAAGCTTGGAAGATGTTAGCATCGGTATACTGGAAACAGCAAAGGGGAATGCCGAGGGTGCATCCAATTGTCAG GAACCGTTGCAAGAGGAAACGAATGCTGCAGAGGGAGAAAGTACTTAA
- the LOC104107851 gene encoding uncharacterized protein isoform X1, which yields MSRFPTDRYDEQRLIQEVLYLHSLWHQGPPQPHPHPYLPIPTPTPTPTPVSLQPSSSTQFKKQKKKSKKLKETITDSGIEWPCPKTPTETPLVTDSGWPTFKTQLNAQPHLPTSQELAHFASNQAHQHALKAVSEYLKGSTNDEDDDNDSENDDEADEGDKDYNFFAKLFREDGVLREYYEKNKENGGEFSCLVCCGVGKKGWMKRFKDCVALVQHSITLANMNTRRAHRAYGQVICQVLGWDINRLPSIVLSAGDNKTSESSDKPVEAQGNENGGGKNGLNGQSNTTDTVNVGSDELSQLKESFSTENQQENGGGSIALEHKSFNEASVSSGIPETAKDNAEGASCLGDENDGAINGLSGQSNTTDTVNVGSNELSQRKESFSTENQQENGGRSTALEQNPPIEASATRSLEDVSIGILETAKGNAEGASNCQEPLQEETNAAEGEST from the exons ATGTCACGTTTTCCAACTGATCGATACGATGAACAAAGACTAATTCAAGAAGTTCTCTACCTCCATTCTCTTTGGCATCAAGGTCCTCCTcaaccccacccccacccctacCTCCCTATCCCAACCCCTACCCCAACACCAACCCCAGTGAGTCTACAACCCTCCAGTTCAACCCAATTTAAGAAACAGAAGAAAAAATCCAAAAAGCTCAAAGAAACAATTACAGACTCTGGTATTGAATGGCCTTGTCCCAAAACCCCAACTGAAACCCCTCTAGTAACGGATTCGGGTTGGCCCACTTTCAAAACCCAGTTAAATGCCCAACCCCATTTGCCTACTTCCCAAGAACTGGCACATTTCGCCTCGAACCAAGCCCATCAACATGCTTTGAAAGCTGTATCTGAATACTTAAAGGGTTCAACCAATGATgaggatgatgataatgatagtGAAAATGATGATGAGGCTGATGAGGGGGATAAAGATTACAACTTTTTCGCGAAATTGTTTAGGGAAGATGGTGTATTGAGAGAGTACTATGAGAAGAACAAAGAGAATGGTGGGGAATTTAGTTGTCTTGTGTGTTGTGGGGTTGGTAAGAAAGGGTGGATGAAGAGGTTTAAGGATTGTGTGGCTCTTGTTCAGCATTCTATTACTTTAGCCAACATGAACACGAGACGAGCTCATAGGGCTTATGGTCAGGTCATTTGCCAAGTTCTTGGATGGGATATTAATAGGCTTCCGTCGATTGTTTTATCTGCAGGTGATAATAAGACTAGTGAATCTTCTGATAAACCGGTCGAAGCTCAG GGGAATGAGAATGGTGGTGGTAAAAATGGTTTGAATGGTCAAAGCAATACCACAGATACTGTAAATGTTGGCAGCGACGAATTATCTCAGCTAAAAGAGTCTTTCAGTACTGAAAACCAGCAAGAAAATGGTGGTGGCTCCATAGCGTTAGAG CACAAATCCTTCAATGAAGCCAGTGTCAGTAGTGGTATTCCTGAAACAGCAAAAGACAATGCAGAGGGTGCATCTTGTCTG GGGGATGAGAATGATGGTGCTATAAATGGTTTGAGTGGTCAAAGCAATACCACAGATACTGTAAATGTTGGCAGCAACGAATTATCTCAGCGAAAAGAGTCTTTCAGTACTGAAAACCAGCAAGAAAATGGTGGTCGTTCCACAGCATTAGAG CAGAATCCTCCGATTGAAGCCAGTGCTACTAGAAGCTTGGAAGATGTTAGCATCGGTATACTGGAAACAGCAAAGGGGAATGCCGAGGGTGCATCCAATTGTCAG GAACCGTTGCAAGAGGAAACGAATGCTGCAGAGGGAGAAAGTACTTAA